Genomic segment of Candidatus Peregrinibacteria bacterium:
AGGTGTATTACACGATGAAAGGTGCAGGATATCACGTGGAACCCGTGAACACTCTCGACATGACCATACAAGGCGATCCGTGTTTTCCAAATCTTACGCAGCTCAGACCATTTCCAGATGTTATTGTCCTCGCAGAAGAATTTTTTCCGGAAGACGACGAAAGAACGCGCCAGAAAAAAGAAGAGAACGCGCTGAATATTCTCAAAGAAATGCGAGATATGGGAATTTTTCGAGTATGGATGAATCCGAGAACCGTGACGGACGCAATTCGGCACTTCGCGATTTTGGAACATTTTGAAGTTATTGATGGCGTTTCAATAATTGAGGAAGTGGAGAAAGAGAAGGGAAAAAGTCAGAAATAAGAACAAAAAATAAAAAAATATCGAATCTGACAACAAACACCTGTTAGCAGAAATGAGACGGCGATTATTGACAATGAAGTGGGGAAATGTGAAAAATACAGATGTCGATATTGCAAATTGCATATCGTTTTTTATTCTTTTATTTATTTTTTTATGAAAGGCGAAATACTAACTTCAAAAACAGAAGTACTAGATAGCCAACGTCTTCAAGATGCATTCTTGCCAGGCACAGGGACAACAGTAGAGACTGCAAACACAAAAGCGCTAGAAATGGGGGCACAAAAAATGAGAACTAATGTGTCACATGTGTTACAAAAAGGAGAAATGGGATTCTGGCCACGAGAATATAGCTCGAGTGGAGAAAGGCATCCAGGGACAGACCCACTACCGCCGCTTGGCGCATATACCGGACCTGGTTATCCCTCTCCGAGAACGGATGGAGGTTGGGAACAGGTAAAAAATTCTCATTATTATGGCGTGAACCCTCGTCAATAGAAAACTTTTGAAAGCGAATTTTTCTTTTTGTCGCGGCAACTTTTCCCTGAATTGCCCCTT
This window contains:
- a CDS encoding CoA-binding protein, which gives rise to MSQPYKDLKDLLKKEFIFAIIGASNDRFHPGFQVYYTMKGAGYHVEPVNTLDMTIQGDPCFPNLTQLRPFPDVIVLAEEFFPEDDERTRQKKEENALNILKEMRDMGIFRVWMNPRTVTDAIRHFAILEHFEVIDGVSIIEEVEKEKGKSQK